One segment of Drosophila ananassae strain 14024-0371.13 chromosome 3R, ASM1763931v2, whole genome shotgun sequence DNA contains the following:
- the LOC6496863 gene encoding LOW QUALITY PROTEIN: uncharacterized protein LOC6496863 (The sequence of the model RefSeq protein was modified relative to this genomic sequence to represent the inferred CDS: substituted 1 base at 1 genomic stop codon) has product MDWIINDELGLTVGHLVGGAAASAMVIGGVIPYVPQYIEIKKTQDAEGFSLYVCLALLIANSLRILFWFSSRYELPLLVQSVVMNVTMFLMIHLCVKVKRVNANNREHTLRGDELHLPKVMTDTDTGASVSTDTGGSVLKRVRSRHYLNDLDFKYFWSWTDFQSYLDFMLVVWAVGAAITYLMLSVHWFMESMGFVAVFTEAMLGAPQFLRNFKNKSTYGMSIHMVIMWTLGDMFKTGYFIVRQAPSQFWICGTLQVSLDIAILSQVWFYRKNSKPRDLRRGDXQFAPEEQPQHIHPHDLHISHSEEHQLSLPVTVSSSGDDHLLTARADDEHFKVLDFGQCHDNRAFQYHNNNKMLPRPGGSGKSKDDSSMAAALEVVIVHSPASNEQRLIGGQDLTANCCRRKRNNATQTRLEGGSCCCVITTHHHHCHCNHHRHHHHHHHHHSHSHSHCNYRSTKRRALLHQKRHQSSQQNHHHGQRDTKQTNHNQMLPNKSSLDSSEDGLPPHHQAIAIEIDAATMSEDGEDNNSSTATSNFPYKVASEGMKPIIMAPLREQHHHRRSSLNSNTTIETDELSHDEDDDDVRMGSQQLPEDETHLTQPPNTNSSSSSTKRGAPASAPARNECVRIKRKRFIAEAGQDYCSSCSSSCSCSSLDEDHHEMTVAAECHQCISGSRRASYCSCHNSSCCCGSCSQDEAGDDEEEADDEDDETTGQRESFCTAADHTITPSQEGDDMHSSTLTPLSTHRSSFVDQELGDHTMRSDNIGGGNLTDADASSLSQSAEYFSLSSTAGGNTSFPIQDEEKSDKKDQELKKVEHPSCKNLNRNPHTKHKRSSSPVDSSL; this is encoded by the exons GTTCTCCAGTCGGTATGAGCTTCCACTGCTGGTGCAGAGTGTCGTAATGAACGTGACCATGTTCCTGATGATCCATCTGTGCGTGAAGGTGAAGCGGGTGAACGCCAATAACCGCGAGCACACCCTGAGAG GTGATGAACTGCATTTGCCCAAGGTGATGACGGACACGGATACGGGTGCCTCAGTCTCAACGGACACGGGTGGCAGCGTCCTGAAGCGAGTACGTTCCCGGCATTATTTAAACG ATCTTGACTTCAAGTACTTCTGGAGCTGGACAGACTTCCAATCGTATCTGGACTTTATGCTGGTCGTGTGGGCCGTCGGAGCTGCCATAACATATCTGATGTTGTCTGTGCACTGGTTCATGGAGTCCATGGGATTCGTGGCTGTCTTCACGGAGGCCATGCTGG GGGCGCCGCAATTCCTGCGCAACTTTAAGAATAAATCGACATATGGAATGAGCATACACATGGTGATCATGTGGACGCTCGGTGATATGTTTAAGACTGGTTACTTTATTGTAAGGCAAGCACCCTCACAGTTCTGGATCTGTGGCACGCTGCAG GTCAGCTTGGACATAGCAATCCTGTCACAGGTGTGGTTCTACCGCAAGAATTCCAAGCCGCGCGATCTGCGCCGCGGCGATTAGCAGTTTGCCCCCGAAGAACAGCCGCAGCACATTCATCCCCACGATCTACATATATCCCATTCCGAGGAGCACCAGCTCTCATTGCCGGTGACTGTGAGCAGCAGTGGCGACGATCATCTCCTTACCGCCCGAGCGGACGATGAGCACTTCAAGGTGCTGGACTTTGGCCAGTGCCATGATAATCGCGCCTTCCAgtaccacaacaacaacaagatgtTGCCCCGACccggtggcagtggcaagaGCAAGGACGATAGCAGCATGGCCGCGGCCCTGGAAGTGGTCATCGTCCACTCGCCGGCCTCCAATGAGCAGCGACTGATTGGAGGGCAGGATCTAACCGCGAACTGCTGTCGCAGGAAGCGGAACAATGCCACCCAGACGCGGTTAGAGGGCGGAAGCTGTTGTTGTGTGATCACcacacaccaccaccactgccACTGCAACCACCACCGgcaccatcatcatcatcatcatcaccacAGTCATAGCCATAGTCATTGCAACTACCGAAGCACAAAGCGAAGAGCTCTGCTCCACCAGAAGCGGCACCAGTCCAGCCAGCAGAATCATCATCATGGCCAGCGGGACACCAAGCAGACAAACCACAACCAAATGCTTCCAAACAAGTCTTCCTTGGACTCTAGCGAAGATGGACTGCCACCGCACCACCAGGCCATTGCCATTGAGATCGATGCTGCCACCATGAGCGAAGACGGCGaggacaacaacagcagcacgGCCACCTCGAATTTCCCCTACAAAGTCGCCAGCGAGGGGATGAAGCCCATTATAATGGCTCCGCTGCGGGAGCAGCATCATCACAGAAGGAGTTCCCTCAACTCCAACACCACCATCGAAACGGATGAGCTGTCGCACGACGAGGACGACGACGATGTGCGAATGGGCTCCCAGCAGCTACCCGAAGATGAAACTCATCTCACCCAACCGCCAAACACCAATAGTTCGAGTAGTTCGACCAAGCGGGGAGCTCCTGCCTCCGCACCGGCTCGCAACGAATGCGTGAGGATCAAGCGGAAGCGCTTTATAGCCGAGGCTGGCCAAGATTACTGCAGCAGTTGCTCCAGTTCGTGCTCCTGCAGCAGCTTGGATGAGGATCATCATGAAATGACCGTTGCGGCGGAGTGCCACCAGTGCATTTCGGGCTCAAGGCGAGCCAGCTACTGTTCCTGTCACAATTCcagctgctgctgtggctCCTGTTCCCAAGACGAGGCCGGCGACGATGAGGAGGAAGCCGATGATGAGGATGACGAAACGACAGGGCAAAGGGAAAGCTTCTGCACAGCAGCAGATCATACCATAACGCCATCCCAGGAGGGCGATGATATGCACAGCAGCACTTTAACACCTTTGAGCACTCACAGATCCTCTTTTGTGGATCAGGAACTGGGCGATCATACCATGAGGAGTGATAATATTGGAGGCGGTAATCTAACCGATGCGGATGCCTCGTCCCTGAGCCAATCGGCGGAATATTTCTCATTGTCGTCAACAGCTGGGGGCAACACATCCTTTCCCATTCAAGACGAGGAGAAGTCGGACAAAAAGGACCAGGAGCTGAAGAAGGTGGAGCATCCGTCCTGCAAAAACTTGAACCGCAATCCCCACACGAAACACAAACGCAGCTCATCGCCGGTGGACAGCTCCTTATGA
- the LOC6498655 gene encoding LOW QUALITY PROTEIN: zinc finger protein chinmo (The sequence of the model RefSeq protein was modified relative to this genomic sequence to represent the inferred CDS: substituted 1 base at 1 genomic stop codon) has protein sequence MDPQQQFCLKWNSYSSNLAITFSNLFKSDLLADVILSCDGAVFKAHKLILAACSKKFADLFENTPTNGQCVIILEATTPDNMAALLEFMYKGEVHVSQEALNSFLKSAESLQVKGLSTETGRLAAQQAQQQHMGDSSPLDSPTGRRSMRNSLSGGGGGNIVHGGVGAGGVGMGGGGAGANSIPGGLGNGNGLSLAGALSAAGGMAAAASVAASGLSALAASANALDRCTSAGGNIIGGTAAGIGPLSGGSGTGAGVGIGGVGGNGVGGGNNGPISLGSGAGAALHLGGSTGSLKQECDSLMHPSSSSSSSGMGYTHVPPIYRPISYEPLRKRALRSPYAEQEQRGSVLRDGSKNSLSDCPSPINKPPYHRPSSSASSTAPTEADTMHSERASPQSSRYENHSPSTTAGNGNATSGLDRIVKSERNNGSANEANDDDRELMDESTDNGAEDLRVKLENSNYSPPPPPNSNTSSTTPNALLENLKNADGSLSGNLAASIAPADMLNVWNATKMNNKNSVNTADGKKLKCLYCDRLYGYETNLRAHIRQRHQGIRVPCPFCERTFTRNNTVRRHIAREHKQEIGLAAGATIAPAHVAAAAAAAAAANHSPXEAAATAAAAVVMTAHKEAAKQRKRKSLKMALEKCMQRRDALVAEATITTPSSTTGAGDEEGATGSDEGKEGTVAGAGVAGSAGTEPPLTYEQQQQRMHQELAHQIKAAMAAERAQEAMDATVNTTANTTTTTTTTNTTGTTSDGSSDAEASDGSERPMEVDEQPPEPQPGSELLVVEPKIEVLSESEEAEEEEEEDDHHHRLHLHMSEEPEIQAEAVYERMPTTPTSPQQHIIPPNETPALTSTPKVNVEQ, from the exons GCGCGGTATTCAAAGCACACAAACTTATTTTGGCGGCCTGCTCGAAAAAGTTCGCCGATCTGTTCGAGAACACGCCCACAAATGGCCAGTGCGTCATTATCCTGGAGGCGACTACGCCGGACAACATGGCCGCCCTGCTCGAGTTCATGTACAAGGGCGAGGTCCATGTCTCCCAGGAGGCACTCAACAGTTTCCTCAAATCCGCTGAAAGTTTGCAG GTGAAAGGCCTCTCCACTGAGACGGGACGCCTGGCGGCCCAGCAGGCCCAGCAACAACACATGGGTGACTCCTCGCCCCTGGACTCGCCGACGGGCAGACGCAGCATGCGGAACAGCCtgagcggcggcggcggcggcaacaTCGTCCACGGCGGTGTGGGAGCCGGTGGCGTGGGAATGGGCGGCGGCGGAGCTGGAGCCAACTCGATACCCGGCGGTCTGGGCAACGGCAACGGACTGAGCCTGGCCGGAGCCCTGAGCGCTGCTGGGGGAATGGCAGCGGCTGCCAGTGTGGCTGCCAGCGGACTGAGCGCCTTGGCGGCCAGTGCCAATGCCCTGGACAGATGCACCAGTGCCGGTGGCAACATCATCGGCGGCACAGCGGCTGGAATCGGACCGCTGAGCGGAGGATCGGGAACCGGAGCCGGTGTGGGCATCGGCGGTGTGGGAGGTAATGGCGTGGGAGGAGGAAACAACGGACCGATTAGCCTGGGCAGCGGTGCTGGCGCCGCTCTTCACCTGGGCGGATCCACCGGCAGCCTCAAGCAGGAGTGCGACTCCCTCATgcatcccagcagcagcagcagctcctccGGAATGGGCTACACCCATGTTCCCCCGATCTACCGACCCATCTCGTACGAACCTCTGCGGAAGCGCGCCCTGCGCAGTCCCTATGCCGAGCAGGAGCAGCGTGGCTCTGTCCTTCGTGACGGCTCCAAGAACTCCCTGTCCGACTGCCCGAGTCCCATCAACAAGCCACCGTACCACCGTCCCTCGTCCAGCGCCTCCTCGACCGCACCCACCGAGGCAGATACCATGCACTCGGAACGAGCATCTCCGCAGTCCAG TCGATATGAAAACCACAGTCCCAGCACCACAGCCGGCAATGGAAACGCCACCAGCGGTCTGGATCGCATTGTGAAGTCGGAGCGTAACAATGGCAGTGCCAACGAGGCCAACGATGACGATCGCGAACTGATGGATGAATCAACTGAT AACGGAGCCGAGGACCTGCGCGTTAAGCTAGAGAACTCGAACTACtcaccgccaccgccgccaaACTCGAACACCTCGTCGACCACACCGAACGCCCTGCTGGAGAACCTGAAGAACGCCGACGGATCGCTGTCCGGCAATCTGGCTGCCTCGATAGCTCCGGCGGATATGCTGAACGTGTGGAATGCGACCAAGATGAACAACAAGAACAGTGTGAACACGGCCGATGGTAAGAAGCTGAAGTGTCTGTACTGCGATCGCTTGTACGGCTATGAGACGAACCTGAGGGCGCACATCCGGCAGCGCCATCAAGGCATCCGGGTGCCATGCCCCTTCTGCGAGCGCACCTTTACCAGGAACAACACGGTGCGGCGGCACATTGCGCGAGAGCACAAGCAGGAGATTGGACTGGCGGCGGGGGCCACTATTGCGCCCGCCCATGTGGCCGCAgctgcggcggcggcggcggccgcCAATCACTCGCCATAGGAAGCAGCCGcaacagcagcggcagcagtagTCATGACCGCCCACAAGGAGGCGGCGAAGCAGCGCAAACGTAAATCACTCAAGATGGCATTGGAGAAGTGCATGCAGCGACGGGATGCACTGGTGGCGGAGGCCACGATCACCACACCAAGCAGCACAACGGGGGCAGGAGATGAGGAGGGGGCGACCGGATCCGATGAGGGCAAAGAAGGAACGGTAGCAGGGGCAGGAGTAGCTGGCTCAGCGGGCACTGAGCCACCACTCACCTAcgaacaacaacagcagcggATGCACCAGGAGCTGGCGCACCAAATCAAGGCAGCGATGGCCGCTGAACGGGCTCAGGAGGCGATGGATGCTACAGTGAACACCACTGCTaataccaccaccaccaccacaaccaccaaCACCACGGGCACCACCAGCgacggcagcagcgatgccGAGGCCAGCGATGGCAGCGAACGACCCATGGAGGTGGACGAGCAGCCGCCAGAGCCACAGCCAGGATCTGAGCTCCTTGTTGTGGAGCCGAAGATCGAGGTCCTGTCCGAGTCGGAGGAggcagaggaggaggaggaggaggatgacCACCACCATCGCCTTCATCTGCACATGTCCGAGGAGCCGGAGATCCAGGCCGAAGCTGTCTATGAACGTATGCCCACCACGCCCACCAGCCCACAACAACACATAATACCGCCCAACGAGACGCCCGCTTTGACCTCCACGCCCAAGGTCAATGTGGAGCAGTAG